Proteins encoded within one genomic window of Brachybacterium sp. P6-10-X1:
- a CDS encoding N-acetylmannosamine-6-phosphate 2-epimerase, with amino-acid sequence MHPLIAPLEGSLIVSCQAYPGEPMRDPRTMAQVAAAVSAGGASAVRAQGLDDIRAIKNTVDVPVIGIWKDGTDGVFITPTLDHCLAVIDAGADILALDGTRRDRPDGRTLEQTITTVRERFDGPIMADCDSVEAALAAADLGIDLIGTTLAGYTHARPTTTGPDLDLLHHLTDRLPTGSMLIAEGRVHTPAHAAACRTAGAHAVVVGTAITHPTTLTTWFHDALAP; translated from the coding sequence ATGCATCCCCTGATCGCTCCGCTCGAGGGCTCGTTGATCGTCTCCTGCCAGGCCTACCCCGGGGAGCCGATGCGCGATCCGCGCACCATGGCCCAGGTCGCCGCCGCCGTCAGCGCCGGCGGCGCCTCCGCCGTCCGCGCCCAGGGCCTGGACGACATCCGCGCCATCAAGAACACCGTCGACGTCCCCGTCATCGGCATCTGGAAGGACGGCACCGACGGCGTGTTCATCACCCCCACCCTCGACCACTGCCTCGCCGTCATCGACGCCGGCGCCGACATCCTCGCCCTCGACGGCACCCGACGCGACCGCCCCGACGGCCGCACCCTCGAACAGACCATCACCACAGTCCGCGAACGCTTCGACGGCCCCATCATGGCCGACTGCGACAGCGTCGAGGCCGCCCTCGCCGCCGCCGACCTCGGCATCGACCTCATCGGCACCACCCTCGCCGGCTACACCCACGCACGACCCACGACCACCGGCCCCGACCTCGACCTCCTCCACCACCTCACCGACCGGCTCCCCACCGGTTCCATGCTCATCGCCGAAGGCCGCGTCCACACCCCCGCCCACGCCGCCGCCTGCCGCACCGCCGGCGCCCACGCCGTCGTCGTCGGCACCGCCATCACCCACCCCACCACCCTCACCACCTGGTTCCACGACGCCCTCGCCCCCTGA
- a CDS encoding ROK family protein, whose product MSDPVLALDLGGTKIRAALVTGAGVDDGARPDDRARVSSTPGVERVATVATPATEGAAAILDAALELAEQVRGGAAIRAVGVSSAGVIDTARGTVTHATDALTGWAGAEIAPALLDRFVVPVSVLNDVHAHGIGEARFGVGRGRASLLLVAVGTGIGGCQVLDGSPVLGSRGAAGHIGHLAVPDAEGVPCPCGRTGHLEGLASGPGIVRLARRLGADPAPVDGHALARASREGDRAAREAYRIAGVATGRTIGGLLNVLDAEVVALTGGVSEAESPWRDAVSEGIAHDVMEVVEDTPVLAARAGNHAALLGAAARAEDALRGADRGPRTGPCPS is encoded by the coding sequence GTGTCTGATCCGGTCCTCGCCCTCGACCTCGGGGGCACCAAGATCCGTGCCGCCCTGGTCACCGGGGCGGGTGTCGACGACGGGGCGAGGCCCGACGACCGGGCGCGTGTCTCCTCGACCCCGGGGGTCGAGCGCGTCGCCACTGTGGCCACCCCCGCGACGGAGGGCGCTGCGGCGATCCTCGACGCCGCGCTCGAGCTGGCCGAGCAGGTGCGCGGCGGCGCCGCGATCCGGGCGGTGGGGGTCTCCTCGGCCGGCGTGATCGACACGGCCCGCGGGACGGTCACCCATGCCACCGATGCGCTGACCGGCTGGGCCGGGGCCGAGATCGCACCGGCCCTCCTCGATCGCTTCGTGGTCCCGGTCAGCGTGCTGAACGATGTGCACGCCCACGGGATCGGCGAGGCCCGGTTCGGGGTCGGTCGCGGGCGCGCCTCCCTGCTGCTGGTCGCCGTCGGCACCGGGATCGGTGGCTGTCAGGTCCTGGACGGCTCGCCCGTGCTGGGCTCCCGCGGCGCCGCCGGGCACATCGGCCATCTGGCGGTGCCCGACGCCGAGGGCGTGCCCTGCCCCTGCGGTCGCACCGGCCACCTCGAGGGCCTCGCCTCCGGCCCGGGGATCGTGCGGCTGGCCCGGCGGCTGGGCGCCGATCCCGCGCCGGTCGACGGCCACGCCCTCGCCCGGGCCTCCCGGGAGGGTGACCGGGCGGCGCGCGAGGCGTACCGGATCGCGGGCGTCGCGACCGGCCGGACGATCGGCGGTCTGCTGAACGTGCTGGATGCGGAGGTGGTGGCACTGACCGGTGGGGTGAGCGAGGCCGAGAGCCCCTGGCGCGACGCCGTGTCCGAGGGGATCGCGCACGATGTCATGGAGGTGGTGGAAGATACCCCGGTGCTCGCCGCCCGCGCCGGGAACCATGCCGCGCTGCTGGGTGCCGCCGCCCGCGCCGAGGACGCGCTGCGCGGTGCTGATCGTGGTCCCCGCACCGGACCGTGTCCGTCCTGA
- a CDS encoding exo-alpha-sialidase: MENHLTRRGLLGTAAAVTALGAGTAAGALPPPTENGRRHGTYEDQALAWSGYQGVDNFRIPALAVAPNGDLLAAFDKRPGFGDAPAPNSVWQRRSRDGGHTWGEPTVVRQGFESDVPGEKLGYSDPSYVVDREAGLVYCFCVFSKDTGVWNGEYGNDDEDRGVLSANLSVSRDSGETWEHRSVTEIVKPTDCRATFASSGAGIQLRYGKHAGRLVQQYAGFFRGAGDGEIVQAYSVYSDDHGQSWTMGTPVGTEMDENKVVELSDGTLMMNSREHVRTGHRWVALSHDGGETWQDLHRDLSLRDPGNNAHITRAYPDAPQSSARARVLLFSHADHVPDDRVNGTIEISTDDGATWERKRVFDPGVCQYSVIIAIGRDQYGLLYEAAGSTITFARLDMDWILSR; the protein is encoded by the coding sequence ATGGAGAACCACCTGACCCGACGCGGCCTGCTCGGCACGGCCGCCGCCGTGACCGCTCTCGGTGCCGGCACCGCCGCCGGAGCGCTGCCCCCGCCGACGGAGAACGGCCGCCGCCACGGCACCTACGAGGACCAGGCGCTGGCCTGGTCCGGGTACCAGGGCGTGGACAACTTCCGCATCCCCGCCCTGGCCGTCGCCCCCAACGGCGACCTGCTGGCCGCCTTCGACAAACGTCCCGGCTTCGGGGACGCGCCGGCGCCGAACTCCGTGTGGCAGCGCCGCTCCCGCGACGGCGGGCACACCTGGGGCGAGCCGACGGTGGTGCGCCAGGGCTTCGAGTCCGACGTGCCCGGCGAGAAGCTCGGCTACTCCGATCCGTCCTACGTGGTCGACCGCGAGGCCGGTCTGGTCTACTGCTTCTGCGTGTTCTCGAAGGACACCGGGGTGTGGAACGGCGAGTACGGCAACGACGACGAGGACCGCGGCGTGCTCAGCGCGAACCTGTCCGTCAGCCGCGACTCGGGCGAGACCTGGGAGCACCGCTCGGTCACCGAGATCGTCAAGCCGACGGACTGCCGGGCCACCTTCGCCTCCTCCGGCGCCGGCATCCAGCTGCGCTACGGGAAGCACGCGGGCCGCCTGGTCCAGCAGTACGCGGGGTTCTTCCGCGGCGCCGGCGACGGCGAGATCGTCCAGGCCTACTCCGTCTACTCCGACGACCACGGGCAGAGCTGGACCATGGGCACCCCGGTCGGCACCGAGATGGACGAGAACAAGGTCGTCGAGCTCTCCGACGGCACGCTGATGATGAACTCCCGCGAGCATGTGCGCACCGGGCACCGGTGGGTGGCGCTCAGCCACGACGGCGGCGAGACCTGGCAGGACCTGCACCGCGACCTGTCCCTGCGGGACCCGGGCAACAACGCGCACATCACCCGGGCCTACCCGGATGCGCCGCAGAGCTCCGCGAGGGCCCGCGTCCTGCTGTTCTCCCATGCGGACCACGTGCCCGACGACCGCGTGAACGGCACGATCGAGATCTCGACCGATGACGGCGCCACCTGGGAGCGCAAGCGGGTCTTCGATCCCGGCGTCTGCCAGTACTCCGTCATCATCGCGATCGGACGCGATCAATACGGACTGCTGTACGAGGCGGCGGGATCGACCATCACCTTCGCCCGCCTCGACATGGATTGGATCCTCTCACGGTGA
- a CDS encoding DUF2079 domain-containing protein, whose amino-acid sequence MTPTADASTTPPELGHRPVTDPTTARRLVPPALAVLAALAYGLLGSQQFRHLVARSWDLGIFTQLARAYGELRAPIVPIKGDAVNLLGDHFHPILVLLAPVWWVWPSGEALLWTQALLFAVSAIPLTRLAIDRLGPGLGSLAGAAYVFSFGLQSAAAVQFHEIAFAVPLLALSLTALLRDRSLAAVLWAAPLVLVKEDLGLTVALLGGLIALRDRAHRREGLGLAAWGAGWFVLSTFVILPLLNTAGQYDYTDNLGTPLEVFWPPVKWVTVAMLLLAAGVIGARSPLILLMIPTLAWRFTGTVEFYWEWGWHYDAVLMPIALAALLDALGDRRGGRATAGLRRDVPRPGRRVRVTAVAATAAVTLVLGGAMPVLDVVRPSQWEPTWRAEPAAAALEAVPDGTVLAVDITLMAHAVPDHDVQWIHGPNQRVPDCVLSDEYAFSWDGRPPGDIADWAEQTWGGDYLTVFDDGGFSVACRA is encoded by the coding sequence GTGACTCCCACCGCCGACGCCTCCACGACGCCGCCGGAGCTCGGGCACCGTCCCGTCACCGATCCCACCACGGCGCGGCGCCTGGTCCCGCCGGCGCTGGCCGTGCTCGCCGCGCTCGCGTACGGGCTGCTGGGCAGCCAGCAGTTCCGCCACCTCGTCGCCCGGTCCTGGGACCTGGGGATCTTCACGCAGCTGGCCAGGGCCTACGGCGAGCTGCGGGCGCCGATCGTCCCCATCAAGGGCGACGCCGTGAACCTGCTGGGCGATCACTTCCATCCGATCCTGGTGCTGCTGGCCCCGGTGTGGTGGGTCTGGCCCTCCGGGGAAGCGCTGCTGTGGACCCAGGCGCTCCTGTTCGCGGTCTCGGCGATCCCGCTGACCCGTCTGGCGATCGACCGGCTGGGCCCCGGCCTCGGATCGCTCGCCGGCGCGGCCTACGTGTTCTCCTTCGGCCTGCAGTCCGCCGCCGCAGTGCAGTTCCACGAGATCGCGTTCGCGGTGCCATTGCTCGCCCTGTCCCTGACCGCCCTGCTGCGGGACCGCTCGCTGGCCGCGGTCCTCTGGGCGGCGCCGCTGGTGCTGGTCAAGGAGGATCTCGGGCTGACCGTCGCGCTGCTCGGCGGATTGATCGCGCTGCGGGACCGTGCCCACCGGCGGGAGGGGCTCGGCCTGGCGGCGTGGGGCGCGGGCTGGTTCGTGCTGTCCACGTTCGTGATCCTGCCGCTGCTGAACACCGCCGGGCAGTACGACTACACGGACAACCTCGGGACGCCGCTGGAGGTGTTCTGGCCCCCGGTGAAGTGGGTGACCGTCGCGATGCTGCTGCTCGCCGCGGGCGTCATCGGGGCCCGCTCCCCGCTGATCCTGCTCATGATCCCGACGCTGGCATGGCGCTTCACCGGCACCGTCGAGTTCTACTGGGAATGGGGCTGGCACTACGACGCGGTGCTGATGCCGATCGCGCTCGCGGCGCTGCTGGACGCGCTCGGGGACCGTCGCGGCGGGAGGGCGACGGCCGGCCTCCGCCGGGACGTCCCGCGCCCCGGTCGCCGGGTCCGCGTCACGGCGGTCGCGGCCACGGCCGCGGTCACTCTGGTGCTCGGCGGGGCGATGCCGGTGCTCGACGTCGTGCGCCCCTCGCAGTGGGAGCCGACCTGGCGCGCCGAACCGGCCGCCGCGGCGCTCGAGGCCGTCCCCGATGGCACCGTGCTCGCCGTGGACATCACGCTGATGGCCCACGCGGTCCCCGACCACGACGTGCAGTGGATCCATGGTCCCAACCAGCGGGTCCCCGACTGCGTGCTCAGCGACGAGTACGCCTTCTCCTGGGACGGTCGCCCGCCGGGGGACATCGCGGACTGGGCGGAGCAGACCTGGGGCGGCGACTATCTGACCGTGTTCGACGACGGCGGGTTCTCGGTGGCCTGCCGGGCGTGA
- a CDS encoding S8 family serine peptidase has product MPLVRPVLPRPRGALAATAGAALVAGLLVAPPALADGGDPELLGSASDLGVEVPTPDDVLDSAESAIPGRWLVEVSGSPTLKGGSSSANSTNQDEVRQRAEDAQIPMTVKESFVSGWNGMSVEIEDTDVAKLRGVAGVEAVYPVLEVQAPEPSDAAPEDVYGNAMTGVDQVQEVDGLTGEGVTVAVIDSGIDYNNPDLGGSGVDDEQADFPGERVIGGYDYVGDDYDSSAGDVPEPDAYPDDCGGHGTHVAGIIGADGEVTGVAPEADLLAYRIFGCDGTSSTDVILEAMEQAAADGADVVNMSLGASFVTWQDYPTAQLSDALTATGVTVVISAGNEGEAGTFSSGAPGVAADAITVASVDNTHRQSPYATAAGVERAYSSAEGAPDAPTSGELALVSAGAPGTEAAQACDPAAVTPASGPGQALLIERGVCAFYEKASAGQSAGYDAVILYNNSPGAVNPTVEGDPAITVPVVMIGQADGLELQDALAGGEVTWAWQEGATTVQNATGGLVSSFSSYGLTAELALKPDIAAPGGSIWSTLPLEQGGHGSMSGTSMAAPHVAGAAALLLESDPTLDPQGVKTAMMNTADPLTWSLMPDQGYLEPVHRQGAGLLDMVEAVHTTTTVDEPSISLGEGEDGPRTVTLDVTNSSDQEQTYDVGIRHGIATGAPTFDPTFSVAGGIAEPSASSVTVPAQGSAEVTVTLGEDFGVDGHIYGGWVTLIGDDEDLVVPYAGMSGDYQALPVLDDQGMGLPVLGVSDGAGSVLLDPDGGHTYTMQNGDVPYLAYYFQYPAERLEIRAYRINEGGKAKLVNPSVGLIEAADHLGRSGEPEVFAWDGSYALKNQKSKTVKNGDYVLEMRVLKPLGDPENPDHWESYTSPQFTIDDPEPPKPGAR; this is encoded by the coding sequence ATGCCCCTCGTCCGTCCTGTCCTGCCCAGACCCCGCGGAGCTCTCGCGGCCACCGCCGGCGCGGCGCTCGTCGCCGGGCTCCTCGTGGCCCCGCCCGCGCTCGCCGACGGCGGTGATCCCGAGCTGCTCGGATCCGCCTCCGATCTCGGGGTCGAGGTCCCTACCCCGGACGACGTCCTGGATTCGGCGGAGTCCGCGATCCCGGGCCGATGGCTCGTCGAGGTCTCCGGGTCCCCGACGTTGAAGGGCGGCAGCTCCTCCGCCAACTCGACGAACCAGGACGAGGTCCGCCAGCGGGCCGAGGACGCCCAGATCCCGATGACGGTCAAGGAATCCTTCGTCTCCGGGTGGAACGGCATGTCCGTGGAGATAGAGGACACCGACGTCGCCAAGCTCCGCGGCGTCGCGGGCGTCGAGGCGGTCTACCCGGTCCTCGAGGTCCAGGCGCCGGAGCCGTCGGACGCCGCCCCGGAGGACGTGTACGGCAATGCCATGACGGGCGTCGATCAGGTCCAGGAGGTCGACGGTCTCACCGGGGAGGGCGTCACGGTCGCGGTGATCGACTCCGGCATCGACTACAACAATCCCGACCTCGGCGGCTCCGGGGTCGACGACGAGCAGGCGGACTTTCCCGGGGAGCGCGTGATCGGCGGCTACGACTACGTCGGCGACGACTACGACTCCTCCGCCGGGGACGTCCCCGAGCCGGATGCGTACCCCGACGACTGCGGGGGCCACGGCACCCACGTCGCCGGCATCATCGGTGCCGACGGCGAGGTGACCGGCGTGGCCCCGGAGGCCGACCTCCTGGCCTACCGCATCTTCGGCTGCGACGGGACCAGCAGCACCGACGTGATCCTCGAAGCGATGGAGCAGGCCGCGGCCGACGGCGCCGACGTGGTGAACATGTCACTCGGAGCGAGCTTCGTGACCTGGCAGGACTACCCGACGGCGCAGCTGTCCGACGCGCTCACCGCGACCGGTGTCACCGTCGTCATCTCCGCCGGCAACGAGGGCGAGGCAGGCACCTTCTCCAGCGGCGCCCCCGGGGTCGCGGCCGACGCGATCACGGTCGCCTCGGTGGACAACACCCACCGCCAGTCGCCCTACGCCACCGCGGCCGGGGTGGAGCGGGCCTACTCCTCGGCAGAAGGCGCGCCCGACGCCCCGACCTCCGGCGAGCTCGCGCTCGTGTCCGCCGGTGCGCCGGGCACCGAGGCCGCGCAGGCCTGCGATCCCGCCGCCGTCACCCCGGCGTCCGGACCGGGCCAGGCGCTGCTGATCGAGCGCGGGGTCTGCGCGTTCTACGAGAAGGCGTCCGCCGGGCAGTCCGCGGGCTATGACGCCGTGATCCTGTACAACAACTCGCCCGGCGCCGTGAACCCGACGGTCGAGGGTGATCCGGCGATCACCGTCCCGGTGGTCATGATCGGTCAGGCCGACGGCCTGGAACTGCAGGACGCACTCGCCGGCGGCGAGGTGACGTGGGCCTGGCAGGAGGGGGCCACGACGGTTCAGAACGCCACCGGCGGCCTGGTCTCGTCCTTCTCCTCCTACGGGCTCACCGCCGAGCTGGCGCTGAAGCCGGACATCGCCGCCCCGGGCGGATCGATCTGGTCGACGCTCCCGCTCGAGCAGGGCGGCCACGGTTCCATGTCGGGCACGTCGATGGCGGCACCGCACGTCGCCGGCGCGGCCGCGCTGCTGCTGGAGTCGGACCCGACCCTGGATCCCCAGGGCGTCAAGACCGCGATGATGAACACTGCGGATCCGCTGACCTGGTCGCTGATGCCCGATCAGGGCTACCTCGAACCGGTGCACCGCCAGGGTGCCGGCCTGCTGGACATGGTCGAGGCCGTGCACACCACGACCACCGTCGACGAGCCGTCCATCTCCCTCGGCGAGGGCGAGGACGGCCCCCGGACCGTCACGCTGGACGTCACCAACTCCTCCGACCAGGAGCAGACCTATGACGTCGGCATCCGCCACGGGATCGCCACCGGCGCCCCCACCTTCGACCCGACCTTCTCCGTGGCCGGCGGGATCGCCGAGCCGTCGGCCTCGTCCGTGACCGTTCCCGCGCAGGGATCCGCCGAGGTCACCGTGACGCTCGGGGAGGATTTCGGCGTGGACGGACACATCTACGGCGGCTGGGTGACGCTCATCGGGGACGACGAGGACCTCGTCGTCCCGTACGCGGGCATGTCGGGCGACTACCAGGCGCTGCCCGTGCTGGATGACCAGGGGATGGGTCTGCCCGTCCTCGGCGTGAGCGACGGGGCCGGCAGCGTGCTGCTGGACCCGGACGGCGGGCACACCTACACGATGCAGAACGGGGACGTCCCGTACCTCGCCTACTACTTCCAGTATCCGGCCGAGCGGCTCGAGATCCGCGCCTACCGGATCAATGAGGGCGGGAAGGCCAAGCTGGTCAACCCCTCGGTCGGGCTGATCGAGGCCGCCGATCACCTCGGCCGTTCCGGTGAGCCCGAGGTCTTCGCCTGGGACGGCAGCTACGCGCTGAAGAACCAGAAGTCGAAGACGGTGAAGAACGGGGACTACGTCCTGGAGATGCGGGTGCTGAAGCCGCTCGGCGATCCGGAGAACCCGGATCACTGGGAGAGCTACACCTCCCCGCAGTTCACGATCGACGACCCGGAGCCGCCGAAGCCCGGCGCCCGCTGA
- a CDS encoding exo-alpha-sialidase produces the protein MISLGPGPAPVPDAPLPHTVLARAGDGPWPRYRIVSLVHLGGGQVLAAFDGRDTGQDVPDPTGLVQRGSLDGGRTWGPFETLRAADREGRHWYCDPSYVRDRETGALHVFHTHAKDRGVWDAAAGTDDADRDVLGSAVATSVDQGRTWSYRSVTAVAAPPELVRTAFPTSGTGMQLRRGPHAGRLLQPYCGWFWADGRAAEDGRSTPGRTREVVRSYVLFSDDHGQTWQRGEAVGEDMDETTIVELSDGKVLLNSRDHARGGHRRIAVSADGGATWEDRDIDEQFVDPGNNAQLARRFPEADPADPRSRMLLFSSSWDRFARIRGTVSRSSDDGATWGEALVFEPGPLDYSVVQPLDDGAIGILWEVESREIRFARVEAEKLDR, from the coding sequence GTGATCTCCCTCGGACCCGGCCCCGCCCCGGTCCCGGATGCCCCGCTCCCCCACACGGTCCTGGCCCGGGCCGGGGACGGGCCGTGGCCGCGCTATCGCATCGTGAGCCTCGTCCATCTCGGAGGCGGCCAGGTGCTGGCCGCCTTCGACGGGCGCGACACCGGGCAGGACGTTCCCGATCCGACCGGCCTCGTCCAGCGCGGCTCGCTGGACGGCGGGCGCACCTGGGGGCCCTTCGAGACGCTGCGCGCCGCGGATCGCGAGGGGCGGCACTGGTACTGCGACCCCAGCTATGTCCGGGACCGCGAGACCGGTGCGCTGCACGTGTTCCACACCCATGCGAAGGATCGCGGGGTCTGGGACGCGGCGGCCGGGACCGACGACGCCGACCGCGACGTGCTCGGCTCGGCCGTCGCCACCAGCGTCGACCAGGGCCGGACCTGGTCGTACCGCTCCGTCACCGCCGTCGCGGCACCGCCCGAGCTGGTGCGCACGGCGTTCCCCACCTCGGGGACCGGTATGCAGCTGCGTCGCGGTCCGCACGCCGGACGCCTGCTGCAGCCCTACTGCGGATGGTTCTGGGCCGACGGGCGGGCGGCGGAGGACGGCCGGTCGACGCCCGGCAGGACCCGCGAGGTGGTCCGCTCCTACGTGCTGTTCTCCGACGATCACGGGCAGACGTGGCAGCGGGGCGAGGCCGTCGGCGAGGACATGGACGAGACCACGATCGTGGAGCTCTCCGACGGGAAGGTGCTGCTGAACTCCCGCGATCACGCCCGCGGCGGGCACCGCCGGATCGCGGTCTCCGCCGACGGCGGCGCGACCTGGGAGGACCGTGACATCGACGAGCAGTTCGTGGACCCCGGCAACAACGCCCAGCTGGCCCGGCGCTTCCCCGAAGCCGACCCCGCGGACCCGCGCTCGCGGATGCTGCTCTTCAGCAGCTCCTGGGACCGCTTCGCGCGGATCCGTGGCACCGTCAGCCGCTCCTCGGACGACGGGGCCACCTGGGGCGAGGCGCTCGTGTTCGAGCCCGGCCCGCTGGACTACTCGGTGGTGCAGCCGCTGGACGACGGGGCGATCGGCATCCTCTGGGAGGTCGAGTCGCGCGAGATCCGCTTCGCCCGGGTCGAGGCGGAGAAGCTCGACCGCTGA